The Doryrhamphus excisus isolate RoL2022-K1 chromosome 1, RoL_Dexc_1.0, whole genome shotgun sequence genome includes a window with the following:
- the ufl1 gene encoding E3 UFM1-protein ligase 1 produces the protein MAADWEEIRRLAADFQRAQFADTVQRLSERDCVEIIARLIQDKKLDVVHTLDGKEYITPAQITREIRDELYVHGGRVNIVELQQIINVDWLHVETRASDIAKTDKSVQLVLGQLIDDNYLNHLAEEVNDRLQEAGLIRIADLCKSYDLPGDFLTEELSKRLGRVIQGELDQYNRGIIFTPAFVARHTAKIRGIFSAITRPTPVTGMIGTFGLQGHLLHSVLIELVNTGRLKGSIVGGRRDTAVYIPDIYSKTQNTWVDSFLKQNGYLEFDALTRLGIPDPNSYIKKRFKSNKLLFLRAACVSQELVDQVEASIEEAVNSGMWTDIQPILPSCLSTEDIGMLINQTMRNMNVQSTARLLGDTMVVTEKYISGCLSLFDDSIHQKAQKEVKSNPVLLITEEDLKQAYAVPENAGLSKKEKKEAERRKKTTEGSGSVKAGGGGNAREIRTRKTKKKGRKDDDSDEETRPEKNLGKKQQASFMIQEEIQSVLEERLADCPQDICSELAELLVRPLNKAYQEALQTLLLSSSSLVSGANKKSVKDMQQEITNLYNNIRLFEKGTLFFSEESQVPIVKHILKSVCTDVTNILVNFLAADLMMSVENPATITNEVRVKILGKLPDELKVPLMKLHNCLNGKSMEEFVKQLESSAEVCGFMLKKADKKKEKQALLLHRQTLTEQLKETEDPALVLHLTSVLLFQDSTHCILHAPGRCVPQIIGTLTGRIPMEKHQLLSVYQSLVVKQLTSQSQGRKQEVKDEAEEPDEETQRILTQFKLLTPQLKELVLSQKKTSTSEE, from the exons ATGGCGGCCGACTGGGAGGAAATTCGACGACTTGCAGCTGATTTCCAGAGGGCACAGTTTGCCGATACTGTGCAAAG GTTATCAGAGAGGGATTGTGTGGAAATTATTGCCAGACTCATTCAAGACAAGAAACTGGATGTGGTGCACACCCTTGATGGAAAGGAGTACATCACTCCTGCACAGATCACCCGAGAAATCCGGGATGAACTTTACGTTCATGGAG GACGAGTCAACATTGTGGAACTCCAGCAG ATTATCAATGTGGATTGGCTCCATGTTGAAACGAGAGCAAGCGATATTGCAAAAACGGATAAAAGTGTTCAGCTCGTCCTGGGACAACTTATTGATGA CAACTACCTGAACCATTTAGCAGAGGAAGTCAATGACAGACTGCAAGAAGCTGGGCTGATCAGAATCGCAGATCTTTGTAAAAGCTATGATCTTCCTGGAGACTTCCTAACCGAG GAGCTGTCAAAGCGTCTTGGGAGAGTGATCCAGGGAGAATTGGATCAGTACAACCGAGGAATCATATTTACTCCTGCCTTTGTTGCTCGCCACACAGCCAAAATAAGAGGGATATTCAGTGCCATCACGCG GCCAACACCCGTGACTGGCATGATTGGTACATTTGGCCTGCAAGGGCATTTACTACATT CTGTTCTCATAGAGCTGGTGAACACCGGACGCCTAAAAGGATCAATTGTCGGAGGGAGACGGGACACAGCTGTGTACATCCCGGATATCTactccaaaacacaaaacacttggGTGGATTCTTTCCTCAAGCAGAATGGATATTTAG AATTTGATGCACTGACCAGGCTGGGCATCCCAGACCCCAACAGCTACATCAAGAAGCGCTTCAAGTCCAATAAGCTTCTTTTCCTGCGAGCCGCCTGTGTGAGCCAGGAACTAGTTGACCAGGTAGAAGCCTCGATAGAAGAAGCCGTCAACTCCGGCATGTGGACTGATATACAG CCAATTTTACCAAGTTGCCTGTCAACGGAGGACATCGGGATGTTGATCAACCAGACCATGAGGAACATGAACGTACAATCCACTGCTAGACTACTGGGAGACACCATGGTGGTCACTGAAAAATATATCAGCGGATGCCTCTCGCTGTTTGATGATTCCATACATCAGAAGGCTCAGAAG GAAGTGAAGAGCAACCCAGTGTTGCTTATCACTGAAGAGGATCTGAAGCAAGCGTATGCGGTTCCAGAAAATGCCGGGCTGtcgaaaaaagaaaagaaggaagcagaacgcaggaaaaaaacaacag AGGGCAGTGGCTCTGTGAAAGCAGGTGGAGGAGGCAATGCCAGAGAGATCCGAACTCGTAAAACGAAGAAGAAAGGGAGGAAAGATGACGACAGCGATGAGGAAACCAGACCTGAGAAAA ATCTTGGTAAAAAGCAACAAGCCTCATTCATGATCCAGGAAGAAATCCAATCTGTATTGGAAGAGCGACTCGCTGACTGTCCACAAGACATCTGCTCTGAGCTGGCAGAGCTTTTAGTGCG GCCTTTGAACAAAGCCTACCAGGAAGCCCTGCAGACTTTGCTTTTGTCCAGCTCCTCTTTAGTCTCGGGGGCCAACAAAAAGTCTGTAAAGGATATGCAGCAGGAGATAACTAACCTGTACAACAACATCCGGCTGTTTGAAAAGGGCACACTGTTCTTCTCAG AAGAATCCCAGGTCCCCATTGTCAAGCACATCTTGAAGAGCGTCTGTACAGATGTTACCAATATTCTGGTCAACTTCCTCGCCGCTGACCTGATGATGTCTGTTGAGAATCCCGCCACCATAACCAATGAG GTAAGAGTCAAGATCTTGGGCAAACTGCCGGATGAGCTCAAAGTACCCCTGATGAAGCTGCACAACTGTCTCAATGGCAAA TCAATGGAGGAGTTTGTGAAACAGCTGGAGAGTTCTGCTGAAGTATGTGGCTTTATGCTGAAGAAGGCagacaagaaaaaagaaaa aCAAGCCCTACTGTTGCATCGCCAGACTCTGACCGAGCAGTTGAAGGAGACGGAGGACCCCGCTCTGGTCCTCCATCTCACCAGTGTGCTGCTGTTTCAGGACAGTACTCACTGCATCCTACACGCTCCTGGACGCTGCGTACCTCAAATCATAGGAACCCTCACAGGCCGGATACCCATG GAGAAGCATCAGCTGCTGAGCGTCTATCAGAGCCTGGTGGTGAAACAGTTGACCAGCCAGAGTcaaggaaggaagcaggaagtgaaggacGAGGCAGAGGAGCCGGATGAGGAGACCCAAAGGATCTTAACACAGTTCAAGCTTTTGACACCTCAACTCAAGGAGCTCGTTCTATCCCAGAAGAAGACATCCACGAGTGAGGAGTGA
- the ndufaf4 gene encoding NADH dehydrogenase [ubiquinone] 1 alpha subcomplex assembly factor 4 → MKTEEDKDLSLPNMGGRVVRMLRNFNLENRVQREISKEKPRPAPRHAVTQAAFTPQEGNGGVVHQKNDPLLSNLKSVYVESTDTQAGTTKSVTKEEETKYRAAKFFLPGDSRGLEILTEVPQGKLTITEALKAVGSHQTEPQTWTSQRIAQEYSLDLKETNSLLEFFIPFQVQILSPETVKQLKSS, encoded by the exons ATGAAGACAGAAGAAGACAAGGACCTTTCATTGCCTAACATGGGAGGTCGAGTTGTACGCATGTTAAGAAATTTCAACCTGGAAAACAGAGTTCAGCGGGAAATCTCCAAGGAAAAGCCGCGACCGGCACCGAGACATGCCGTCACACAAGCAGCCTTCACCCCCCAAGAAG GAAATGGCGGTGTTGTCCACCAGAAGAACGACCCTCTGCTATCAAACCTTAAGTCTGTTTATGTGGAGTCCACAGACACACAAGCAGGGACGACAAAG TCGGTAACCAAGGAGGAAGAAACAAAGTACAGAGCAGCCAAGTTCTTCCTTCCGGGGGACTCCCGTGGCCTTGAAATCCTGACAGAAGTTCCTCAAGGCAAGCTGACCATCACGGAGGCTCTGAAGGCCGTCGGCAGCCACCAGACTGAACCTCAAACGTGGACTTCGCAGAGGATTGCCCAAGAATATTCTTTGGATTTGAAAGAAACAAATTCTCTTCTGGAGTTTTTCATCCCCTTCCAGGTTCAGATCTTATCACCTGAGACTGTGAAACAGCTGAAGTCTTCTTAG